A single Zootoca vivipara chromosome 1, rZooViv1.1, whole genome shotgun sequence DNA region contains:
- the LOC132592501 gene encoding olfactory receptor 9G19-like, producing the protein MEEGNHTTVTDFILLGFTTNPKLQLILFVLFLIIYIASLAGNITLIALICSSSHLQTPMYFFIGNLSFLDLWYSSVYTPKILVNCISEDKSISFGGCASQFFFSAALAYSECYLLAAMAYDRYMAIAKPLSYATAMSRKLCTVLVALSYLGGFINSTLITSETFTLSFCDGNIIDDFFCDLPPLVKLSCNVPKSYQSVLYFILASNVITPSALILASYAFILAAILRIRSTEGRLKAFSTCSSHLIAVALYYGSILFIYSRPSSSYALERDKVVSVFYTVVIPMLNPLIYSLRNKDVKHALKKLAMKWRAA; encoded by the coding sequence ATGGAGGAAGGAAATCACACCACAGTGACCGACTTCATTCTGCTGGGTTTCACAACAAACCCCAAACTGCAACTGATCTTATTTGTACTGTTTCTGATAATATATATAGCCAGCCTGGCAGGGAATATAACATTAATTGCTCTAATCTGCAGCAGCTCTCACCTCCAGACGCCCATGTATTTCTTCATTGGGAACCTTTCCTTCCTGGATCTGTGGTATTCCTCTGTCTATACGCCAAAGATCTTGGTCAACTGCATCTCTGAAGACAAGAGCATTTCCTTTGGTGGTTGTGCCTCCCAGTTCTTCTTCTCAGCTGCCCTTGCCTATAGCGAGTGCTACCTTCTGGCAGCCATGGCCTATGACCGTTATATGGCGATAGCCAAGCCATTGTCGTATGCCACTGCCATGTCCAGAAAGCTGTGCACAGTACTGGTGGCCCTCTCATATCTCGGTGGATTTATTAATTCCACCTTAATCACTAGTGAAACCTTCACACTGAGCTTCTGTGATGGCAACATCATCGATGACTTCTTCTGTGACTTACCCCCATTGGTGAAGCTATCCTGCAATGTGCCCAAGAGCTATCAGTCTGTGTTGTACTTCATTTTGGCTTCTAATGTAATTACACCCTCTGCACTTATCCTTGCCTCCTATGCCTTCATTCTGGCTGCCATCTTGAGGATCCGCTCCACTGAAGGGAGACTGAAAGCCTTCTCCACATGTTCTTCCCATCTGATTGCAGTTGCTTTGTACTATGGCTCCATCCTCTTCATCTACTCACGCCCCAGCTCCAGCTATGCTTTGGAGAGGGACAAAGTGGTCTCTGTTTTCTACACAGTAGTGATCCCTATGCTTAATCCTCTCATCTACAGCCTCAGGAACAAGGATGTAAAACATGCTCTGAAGAAACTGGCAATGAAATGGAGGGCAGCATGA
- the LOC118089979 gene encoding olfactory receptor 5AP2-like, with translation MPDRNSSTVKEFVFTGFTDSPELAAILFALFLVNYLITIVGNLGMLLLIRSDARFHTPMYFFLSNLSFLDICYSTTISPRLLTDLLMEKKVIPFNECIVQFYFYVTFATTECYLLAAMAYDRYMAICNPLTYTITMSQKVCALLVAGSYIAGSVNAVIHTGCMTRLSFCGPNVIDHFYCEGPPLFQLSCSDTSLNVFVMFSFASFNLISTHLTVLISYSYIVATILRIRSAEGRHKAFSTCSSHLMAVIILYGSFIFMYLQPNTSRN, from the coding sequence ATGCCTGACAGGAACAGCAGTACAGTGAAGGAGTTTGTGTTCACAGGATTCACTGACAGTCCAGAGTTGGCTGCCATCTTGTTTGCATTGTTTCTAGTCAATTATCTCATCACAATTGTGGGAAATCTTGGGATGCTTCTGTTAATCAGGTCTGATGCTCGATTTCACacccccatgtatttcttccttaGTAATTTGTCCTTCTTAGACATTTGCTATTCAACCACCATCAGTCCCAGGCTGCTGACAGACCTTTTAATGGAAAAGAAAGTGATTCCTTTCAATGAGTGTATAGTTCAATTCTATTTTTATGTAACTTTTGCCACCACTGAGTGTTACCTCCTGGCTGCTATGGCATATGATCGGTACATGGCCATCTGCAACCCACTCACCTACACAATCACCATGTCTCAGAAAGTTTGTGCTCTTCTGGTGGCTGGTTCATACATTGCGGGATCTGTCAATGCTGTGATACACACAGGTTGCATGACTCGTTTATCCTTTTGTGGTCCTAATGTCATTGATCATTTTTACTGTGAAGGTCCCCCACTCTTTCAGCTTTCCTGTTCTGATACCAGCCTCAATGTCTTTGTCATGTTTTCGTTTGCTAGCTTTAACCTGATAAGCACCCATTTGACAGTCCTTATCTCTTACTCTTACATTGTTGCCACTATTTTGAGAATCCGCTCAGCTGAGGGCAGGCATAAAGCCTTCTCCACCTGCTCTTCCCACCTGATGGCTGTCATCATCCTTTATGGAAGCTTTATCTTTATGTATCTCCAACCTAATACGTCAAGAAATTGA
- the LOC118080838 gene encoding olfactory receptor 5AR1-like, which produces MVNENSTTVTEFILQGISNDPGMKVLFFVVFLIIYLVNVVGNLGMIILITLDSHLHNPMYFFLWHLSFCDICYSSAIAPRMLSDLLSESRTISFPECTAQFYFFAAFVDAECYILAVMAYDRYVAICNPLLYSTAMSKSLCIRLLLGSYIAGTTNAIIHTTATFSLQFCNSNLINHFFCDVPPLLAIACSDTHINEILLFAFAGFVEMSSLSIILLSYIFILAAVLRMPSGRLKAFSTCGSHFTGVTLFYGTVIFMYLRPTSVYALDQDKWASVFYTVVIPMLNPLIYSLRNKDVKEAFRKLFNKKLNSVLN; this is translated from the coding sequence ATGGTGAATGAAAACAGTACCACTGTCACCGAATTCATTCTCCAGGGCATCTCAAATGATCCAGGTATGAAAGTCTTATTCTTTGTGGTATTCCTGATCATCTATCTGGTCAATGTTGTGGGAAACCTAGGCATGATCATCTTGATCACACTTGATTCCCACCTTCACAATCCTATGTACTTCTTCCTCTGGCACCTGTCCTTCTGTGACATCTGCTACTCATCTGCCATTGCTCCCAGAATGCTGTCTGACTTGTTATCTGAGAGCAGGACCATCTCCTTCCCGGAATGTACTGCCCAGTTCTACTTCTTTGCTGCCTTTGTGGATGCCGAGTGCTACATTTTAGCAGTGATGGCCTATGACCGCTATGTGGCCATTTGCAACCCACTGCTCTATTCCACTGCCATGTCCAAGTCCCTCTGCATCCGGCTCCTACTTGGATCGTACATTGCTGGCACGACTAATGCCATAATACACACAACAGCCACCTTCAGTCTGCAGTTCTGCAATTCCAACCTCATCAACCATTTCTTCTGTGATGTCCCTCCACTGCTGGCAATCGCTTGTTCTGATACCCACATTAATGAGATTTTGCTTTTTGCATTTGCTGGCTTTGTTGAGATGAGCTCCCTCTCAATCATCCTTCTCTCTTACATCTTCATTTTAGCAGCTGTCCTGAGAATGCCCTCAGGGAGGCTCAAAGCTTTCTCCACCTGTGGATCCCACTTCACAGGGGTAACTTTATTTTATGGGACTGTGATTTTCATGTATCTCCGGCCCACTTCTGTCTATGCCTTGGATCAAGACAAATGGGCTTCTGTGTTCTACACAGTAGTGATCCCCATGCTCAATCCTCTGATCTACAGCCTGAGGAACAAAGATGTTAAGGAAGCTTTCAGAAAACTCTTCAACAAGAAGCTGAATTCTGTCTTAAACTAG